The proteins below are encoded in one region of Podarcis raffonei isolate rPodRaf1 chromosome 8, rPodRaf1.pri, whole genome shotgun sequence:
- the CXCR3 gene encoding C-X-C chemokine receptor type 3, giving the protein MAYVWNPGEEADIASFMDNSTYLNYYDSNNDTLLCGSDTTQAFRRYFLPPFYILIFLLGLCGNVMVIAVLLRAKESLPGTDVFILHLAVADVLLVLTLPFWAVQAVHSWVFGDVMCKMVGSVFKINFYASIFFLVCISFDRYLSIVYVIRMYNRGRSSLILLSSLVVWVLCILLTLPDFIYLTSEPDSRQNTTSCTLNFPPGSSSAKFFIRIFSQLLAFFLPLVAMTCCYIRIILSLMNSKGSKKNKAFRVILAVVVVFFLCWTPYHLVEFIENLIDFNALQKDCEWEAKLDMAETVTTSLGFFHCCLNPLLYAFVGVKFQNRFLSLLESFGCVSHAFLQRHARSSSHRRDSTWSESTEASYSGL; this is encoded by the coding sequence GCTTATGTCTGGAATCCAGGTGAGGAAGCTGACATTGCCTCTTTCATGGACAACAGCACATACCTCAACTACTACGATAGCAACAATGACACCTTGCTCTGTGGCTCCGACACCACCCAGGCATTCAGGCGCTATTTCCTGCCTCCCTTCTACATCCTGATTTTCCTCCTGGGGCTCTGTGGGAATGTGATGGTGATTGCTGTCTTGCTGCGTGCCAAGGAATCCCTACCTGGGACGGATGTGTTCATCTTGCACCTGGCTGTTGCAGATGTTCTCCTTGTGTTGACTCTTCCATTCTGGGCTGTCCAGGCCGTGCACAGCTGGGTCTTTGGGGACGTCATGTGCAAGATGGTTGGCAGCGTTTTCAAGATCAACTTCTACGCTAGCATCTTCTTCCTGGTCTGCATCAGCTTCGACAGGTACCTCTCCATTGTTTACGTCATTCGCATGTACAACAGGGGCAGGTCCTCTCTCATCCTCCTCAGCTCGTTGGTCGTTTGGGTTCTCTGCATTCTCCTCACGCTTCCGGATTTCATCTACCTGACCTCTGAACCCGATTCCCGCCAAAACACCACCTCGTGCACCCTCAATTTCCCCCCGGGCTCGAGCTCAGCCAAGTTCTTCATTCGCATCTTCAGCCAACTTCTTGCCTTCTTCCTCCCACTGGTAGCGATGACCTGTTGCTACATCAGGATCATCCTCAGCCTCATGAACTCCAAAGGCTCCAAGAAGAACAAGGCCTTCAGAGTCATCCTCGCTGTGGTGGTTGTCTTCTTCCTCTGCTGGACTCCTTATCACTTGGTGGAGTTTATCGAGAACCTGATTGATTTCAACGCCCTGCAGAAGGATTGCGAGTGGGAGGCCAAACTGGACATGGCCGAGACAGTCACTACCAGCTTGGGATTCTTCCACTGCTGCCTCAACCCACTGCTCTACGCTTTCGTGGGCGTCAAGTTTCAGAACAGGTTCCTCAGCCTTCTCGAATCCTTTGGCTGCGTCAGCCATGCGTTCCTGCAGAGACATGCCAGGAGCTCCAGCCACAGGAGAGATTCAACTTGGTCTGAGAGCACAGAGGCCTCCTACTCGGGGCTCTAG